One stretch of Micromonospora echinospora DNA includes these proteins:
- a CDS encoding ABC transporter ATP-binding protein, producing the protein MTSTSTTPRSATGSVALRGVTKVYGQGDQAVLALDGLSLDVAPGEFVCMVGASGCGKSTLLNLVAGLDRASGGTIELGEGINPGLMFQEPALFPWLTVEGNVEVPLKLRGLPRDQRKERVAELLRTVHLSEFGRKRPHQLSGGMRQRVALARTLALETPVLLMDEPFGALDAMTRDILHDELERIWTERKLTVLFVTHNVREAARLADRIVLLSSRPGRIIYSTEVAVPRPRRIDSPEVSAIAAEVTDRLRKEVGRHGQ; encoded by the coding sequence GTGACGTCGACGAGCACGACCCCGCGCAGCGCGACCGGCTCGGTCGCGCTGCGCGGCGTGACCAAGGTGTACGGCCAGGGCGATCAGGCCGTCCTGGCGCTGGACGGATTGTCGTTGGACGTCGCGCCCGGCGAATTCGTCTGCATGGTCGGCGCGTCCGGCTGCGGCAAGAGCACGCTGCTCAACCTGGTCGCCGGCCTGGACCGGGCCAGCGGCGGCACGATCGAGCTCGGCGAGGGCATCAACCCGGGACTGATGTTCCAGGAGCCGGCGCTGTTCCCGTGGCTCACAGTCGAGGGCAACGTCGAGGTGCCGCTGAAGCTGCGTGGCCTGCCCCGCGACCAGCGCAAGGAGCGGGTGGCCGAGCTGCTGCGCACGGTCCACCTGTCCGAGTTCGGCCGCAAGCGTCCGCACCAGCTCTCCGGCGGCATGCGGCAGCGCGTCGCGCTGGCCCGCACGCTCGCGCTGGAGACGCCGGTGCTGCTGATGGACGAGCCGTTCGGCGCGCTGGACGCGATGACCCGCGACATCCTGCACGACGAGCTGGAGCGGATCTGGACCGAGCGCAAGCTCACCGTCCTGTTCGTCACGCACAACGTTCGCGAGGCGGCCCGGCTCGCCGATCGCATCGTGCTGCTCTCCAGCCGGCCCGGCCGGATCATCTACTCCACCGAGGTCGCCGTGCCGCGCCCCCGGCGGATCGACTCGCCGGAGGTCTCGGCCATCGCCGCCGAGGTCACCGACCGGCTGCGCAAGGAGGTGGGCCGGCATGGCCAGTGA
- the nudC gene encoding NAD(+) diphosphatase: MSGEPAPPLARSTLDRAAHRRTDPAWLAEAWERARVLVLDSAAEGRALVRGVASPPELVLVGPGDLPEVPRSVPMFLGVEPDGVPVFAVDLPLPALPETRPAHLREVGHLMTDRDAGLFTTALALLNWHLRHGYSSTTGKATRADEAGWSRIDPGGDRVWPRTDPAMIVLVHDGADGADGRCLLGNNAAWPRTPGQRRYSCLAGYVEPGESAEAAVLREVREEVGVPVEEIMYVGSQSWPFPGSLMLGFLARADAEAPIRVDLAEIAHARWFTRREIGAALAGEPVPVGGGDRLVLPPPSSIALFLVHRWLDGHC; encoded by the coding sequence ATGAGCGGCGAGCCCGCGCCGCCGCTGGCCCGGTCCACGCTCGACCGGGCCGCCCACCGGCGTACCGACCCGGCCTGGCTGGCCGAGGCGTGGGAGCGGGCGCGGGTGCTGGTGCTCGACTCGGCGGCCGAGGGGCGTGCCCTGGTCCGGGGCGTGGCGTCCCCGCCGGAACTGGTCCTGGTCGGCCCCGGCGACCTGCCGGAGGTGCCGCGGTCGGTGCCGATGTTCCTCGGCGTCGAGCCGGACGGCGTGCCGGTCTTCGCCGTTGACCTGCCGCTGCCGGCGCTGCCGGAGACCCGCCCGGCGCACCTGCGCGAGGTGGGCCACCTGATGACCGACCGGGACGCGGGCCTGTTCACCACCGCGCTGGCGCTGCTCAACTGGCACCTGCGGCACGGCTACTCGTCCACGACGGGGAAGGCGACGCGGGCCGACGAGGCGGGCTGGTCGAGGATCGACCCGGGCGGCGACCGGGTCTGGCCGCGTACCGACCCGGCCATGATCGTGCTGGTGCACGACGGCGCGGACGGCGCGGACGGCCGCTGCCTGCTCGGCAACAACGCGGCCTGGCCGCGCACCCCCGGGCAGCGCCGCTACTCCTGCCTGGCCGGATACGTCGAGCCCGGCGAGTCGGCCGAGGCCGCCGTGCTCCGCGAGGTCCGCGAGGAGGTCGGCGTCCCGGTCGAGGAGATCATGTACGTCGGCAGCCAGTCCTGGCCGTTCCCCGGCTCGCTGATGCTCGGCTTCCTCGCCCGCGCCGACGCGGAGGCGCCGATCCGGGTCGACCTGGCCGAGATCGCGCACGCGCGCTGGTTCACCCGCCGGGAGATCGGGGCGGCGCTGGCCGGCGAGCCGGTACCGGTGGGCGGGGGAGACCGGCTGGTCCTGCCGCCGCCGTCGTCGATCGCGTTGTTCCTGGTGCACCGCTGGCTCGACGGCCACTGCTGA
- a CDS encoding M16 family metallopeptidase, whose product MSTSTTAATTVRPLPALRPNRRLKVPKQAERTLRNGLTVIAVRRSAVPLVELRLWMPFGRAHLARGAMLAQTMLAGTQAHSATEIAAELQKVGGGLTAGLDPDRLMLSGAGLVTGLDRMLELLAEVLTGANYPADWVETERDRLVDRIQVAQSQPSHLARTALLKRMYGRHPYAVQTPDPDQVRAVRPAALRRLHAERVHPAGAVLVVVGDVQPERALDAAEQALAGWRGDGHVAELPPAPPLEPGPLLLVDRPGSVQSSLRLALPAVPRTHPDHAALQLANLIFGGYFSSRWVENIREDKGYTYGPHSLVEHSVAGSVLIAGAEVATEVTAAALVETSYELGRLATVPPKADELEQARQYALGTLQLGMSTQAGLASLTSAYAGSGLRLDFLAEHAARLAAATVDDVAEVAARYLAPARAITVVLGDAERVADSLATLTPVRTESA is encoded by the coding sequence ATGAGCACGAGTACGACCGCCGCCACCACCGTCCGGCCGCTTCCGGCGCTGCGCCCGAACCGCCGCCTCAAGGTGCCCAAGCAGGCCGAGCGCACGTTGCGCAACGGCCTCACCGTGATCGCGGTACGCCGGTCCGCCGTGCCGCTGGTGGAACTGCGGCTCTGGATGCCGTTCGGCCGTGCCCACCTCGCGCGCGGCGCGATGCTGGCGCAGACCATGCTCGCCGGCACGCAGGCGCACAGCGCCACCGAGATCGCCGCCGAGCTGCAAAAGGTCGGCGGAGGGCTGACCGCCGGTCTCGACCCGGACCGGCTGATGCTCTCCGGCGCCGGCCTGGTCACCGGGCTGGACCGGATGCTGGAACTGCTCGCCGAGGTGCTCACCGGCGCCAACTACCCGGCCGACTGGGTGGAGACCGAACGGGACCGGCTGGTCGACCGCATCCAGGTCGCCCAGAGCCAGCCGTCGCACCTGGCCCGCACCGCGCTGCTCAAGCGGATGTACGGCCGCCACCCGTACGCCGTGCAGACCCCCGACCCGGACCAGGTCCGGGCGGTCCGGCCGGCCGCGCTGCGGCGGCTGCACGCCGAGCGGGTGCACCCGGCCGGGGCGGTGCTCGTGGTCGTCGGCGACGTACAGCCGGAGCGGGCGCTGGACGCGGCCGAGCAGGCGCTCGCCGGCTGGCGCGGCGACGGGCACGTCGCCGAACTGCCGCCCGCGCCGCCGCTGGAACCCGGGCCGCTGCTGCTGGTCGACCGGCCCGGCTCGGTGCAGTCCTCGCTGCGCCTCGCCCTGCCCGCGGTGCCGCGCACCCACCCGGACCACGCCGCGCTGCAACTGGCGAACCTCATCTTCGGCGGCTACTTCTCCTCCCGCTGGGTGGAGAACATCCGCGAGGACAAGGGCTACACGTACGGGCCGCACTCGCTCGTCGAGCACTCGGTGGCCGGTTCGGTGCTCATCGCCGGCGCCGAGGTGGCCACCGAGGTGACCGCGGCGGCGCTCGTGGAGACGAGCTACGAGCTGGGTCGGCTGGCCACGGTGCCGCCGAAGGCCGACGAGCTGGAGCAGGCCCGTCAGTACGCGCTCGGCACGCTTCAGCTCGGCATGTCGACCCAGGCCGGGCTCGCGTCCCTGACCAGCGCGTACGCCGGCAGCGGGCTGCGGCTGGACTTCCTCGCCGAGCACGCCGCCCGGCTCGCCGCCGCGACAGTGGACGACGTGGCCGAAGTGGCCGCCCGCTACCTGGCGCCGGCCCGCGCGATCACCGTCGTGCTCGGCGACGCCGAGCGGGTGGCCGACTCGCTCGCCACGCTCACACCGGTGCGTACGGAATCCGCATGA
- a CDS encoding helix-turn-helix domain-containing protein encodes MPPAVPGPILRRRRLGIELRRLREQAGLTGDQVIERIGWASASKLSRLENGRSRPDPDDVDVLLTLYGADEEQRADLTGITHEAGDMRGWLRNFPVMTQQQRAFAELEAGCAEISEYNPVLVPGLLQTPGYARHRIMSAAQVAGEAGDQEHEDPETEVRARQARQSLLTRSPDVPRYTAVLEEAALGRRAGPPEVLHDQLVHLCEMALLPNVTLLLLLRDTRVGDWYLPPTAFSVYRFADPLDPETLAIEGGFTDVMSTEVNTLNRYKVVFEWLCSSALSASDTLSWLIEATGRLTGTAVESTAVYGPATAPTQRRRDSGRLTTER; translated from the coding sequence GTGCCTCCTGCCGTACCAGGCCCGATTCTGCGCCGCCGTCGACTCGGCATCGAGCTGCGTCGGCTCCGCGAACAGGCCGGTCTGACCGGTGACCAGGTCATCGAGCGGATCGGCTGGGCCTCCGCATCCAAGTTGTCCCGCCTGGAGAACGGCCGCAGCCGGCCCGACCCGGACGACGTGGACGTGTTGTTGACGCTCTACGGCGCCGACGAGGAGCAGCGCGCGGACCTGACCGGGATCACCCACGAGGCCGGCGACATGCGCGGCTGGCTGCGCAACTTCCCGGTGATGACGCAGCAGCAGCGCGCCTTCGCCGAGCTGGAGGCCGGCTGCGCGGAGATCTCCGAGTACAACCCGGTGCTGGTCCCGGGGCTGTTGCAGACGCCCGGGTACGCCCGGCACCGGATCATGTCGGCCGCGCAGGTCGCTGGCGAGGCCGGCGACCAGGAGCACGAGGACCCGGAGACCGAGGTACGCGCGCGGCAGGCCCGCCAGTCGCTGCTGACCCGCTCCCCCGACGTGCCCCGGTACACGGCCGTGCTGGAGGAGGCCGCCCTCGGCCGGCGGGCCGGCCCGCCGGAGGTGCTGCACGACCAGCTCGTCCACCTGTGCGAGATGGCCCTGCTCCCGAACGTGACGTTGCTGCTGCTGTTGCGGGACACCCGGGTCGGCGACTGGTACCTTCCGCCGACCGCGTTCTCGGTCTACCGGTTCGCCGATCCGCTCGATCCGGAGACATTGGCCATCGAAGGTGGGTTCACCGACGTCATGTCGACCGAGGTGAACACCCTAAATCGCTATAAAGTGGTGTTCGAGTGGCTATGCTCGTCGGCACTCTCCGCATCGGACACCCTCTCCTGGTTGATCGAGGCGACAGGACGGCTGACCGGCACGGCAGTCGAGTCCACGGCGGTGTACGGGCCGGCAACGGCGCCGACCCAGCGCCGCCGGGACTCGGGGCGCCTCACCACGGAGCGGTGA
- a CDS encoding M16 family metallopeptidase: MPTRRAKIPATKYPVERLTLDNGLRVVLTPDRSAPVIGVAVVYDVGIRSEPEGRTGFAHLFEHLMFQGSENLEKLAHFRHVQGAGGTFNGSTHLDYTDYFETLPANALERALFLEADRMRGPRLTEENLRNQVDVVKEEIRVNVLNRPYGGFPWLTLPPVMFDTFPNAHDGYGSFVDLESATVADAADFFRRYYASGNAVLAVSGDIDVAEATTLIERHFGDVPARPAPERPDFAEPDLTTERRSTYTDALAPLPAVAGAWRVPDPISDFAGYLPYVVLAEVLTDGDASRLVERLVQRDRSVTSLGGYVGFMGDPFDVRDPTALLLQAHLPPGGDVDKVLRTIDEELDRLATDGLTEGELARTQARMATHLLRDTDAVLGRALRMAVLEQQRGEPGLLNELPRLVGAVTEDQVRAAAATLRPERRASVEVVAGGAR, encoded by the coding sequence GTGCCCACGCGGAGAGCGAAGATCCCAGCGACGAAGTACCCGGTCGAACGACTCACCCTCGACAACGGCCTGCGTGTGGTGCTCACGCCGGACCGCAGCGCCCCGGTCATCGGGGTGGCGGTGGTCTACGACGTCGGCATCCGCTCCGAGCCGGAGGGACGCACCGGGTTCGCCCACCTCTTCGAGCACCTGATGTTCCAGGGCTCGGAGAACCTGGAGAAGCTGGCCCACTTCCGGCACGTCCAGGGCGCGGGCGGAACGTTCAACGGCTCCACCCACCTGGACTACACCGACTACTTCGAGACTCTGCCCGCGAACGCCCTGGAACGCGCGCTGTTCCTGGAGGCCGACCGGATGCGCGGCCCCCGGCTGACCGAGGAGAACCTGCGCAACCAGGTCGACGTGGTCAAGGAGGAGATCCGGGTCAACGTGCTGAACCGGCCGTACGGCGGGTTCCCCTGGCTGACGCTGCCCCCGGTGATGTTCGACACCTTCCCCAACGCGCACGACGGCTACGGCTCCTTCGTCGACCTGGAGTCGGCGACAGTGGCCGACGCCGCCGACTTCTTCCGCCGCTACTACGCCAGCGGCAACGCCGTACTCGCGGTCAGCGGCGACATCGACGTGGCCGAGGCGACCACGCTCATCGAGCGGCACTTCGGAGACGTGCCGGCCCGTCCCGCGCCGGAGCGGCCCGACTTCGCCGAGCCCGACCTGACCACCGAGCGGCGCAGCACGTACACCGACGCGCTGGCCCCGCTCCCGGCGGTGGCCGGCGCGTGGCGGGTGCCCGACCCGATCAGCGACTTCGCCGGCTACCTGCCCTATGTGGTGCTGGCCGAGGTGCTCACCGACGGCGACGCCTCCCGGCTGGTCGAGCGGCTGGTGCAGCGCGACCGGTCGGTCACCAGCCTCGGCGGGTACGTCGGTTTCATGGGCGACCCGTTCGACGTGCGCGACCCCACCGCGCTGCTGCTCCAGGCGCACCTGCCGCCCGGCGGCGACGTCGACAAGGTGCTGCGCACGATCGACGAGGAGCTGGACCGGCTGGCGACCGACGGGCTGACCGAGGGGGAGCTGGCGCGTACCCAGGCCCGGATGGCCACCCACCTGCTGCGCGACACCGACGCGGTGCTCGGCCGGGCGTTGCGAATGGCGGTGCTGGAACAGCAGCGCGGCGAGCCGGGCCTGCTCAACGAGCTGCCCCGGCTGGTCGGCGCGGTGACCGAGGACCAGGTCCGTGCCGCCGCCGCCACCCTGCGGCCCGAGCGCCGCGCGTCCGTCGAGGTCGTCGCCGGAGGAGCCCGATGA
- a CDS encoding ABC transporter substrate-binding protein, with product MRGLPLRRLVTLATLAAVGAATLGTTAACGEDSDAAGGSGPVTLRLGYFPNITHAPAVVGVEKGIFKEKLGSDVELDTKTFNAGPAAIEAVFSGALDATYIGPNPTVNAFSKSKGEAVRVISGAASGGVALVVKPGITSVEQLRGKKIATPQLGNTQDVALRFWLKEKGLETTKEGGGDVKIVPQENAQTIETFGSGAIDGAWVPEPFVSRLVNAGGKVLVDERDLWPDKKFVITNLLVSTKFLKAHPDVVKKLVEGQVAANEFVNTKPDEAQQAISAHIGKITGKPLDLKLIKQAWPTLEFTNDPIPSSLKTGLDHAVAVGLTQPVDLNGLYDLKYLNEVLKTQGKAEVSQP from the coding sequence ATGAGAGGGCTTCCCCTGCGCCGCCTGGTCACCCTGGCGACCCTGGCCGCGGTCGGCGCGGCCACGCTCGGCACCACCGCCGCCTGCGGCGAGGACAGCGACGCCGCCGGCGGGTCCGGCCCGGTGACGCTGCGCCTGGGCTACTTCCCCAACATCACGCACGCCCCGGCCGTGGTCGGCGTGGAAAAGGGGATCTTCAAGGAGAAGCTCGGCAGCGACGTCGAGCTGGACACGAAGACCTTCAACGCCGGCCCGGCCGCCATCGAGGCCGTCTTCTCCGGCGCGCTCGACGCCACGTACATCGGCCCGAACCCGACGGTGAACGCCTTCTCCAAGTCCAAGGGCGAGGCCGTCCGGGTCATCTCCGGCGCGGCGTCCGGCGGCGTCGCGCTCGTGGTCAAGCCCGGCATCACCTCGGTGGAGCAGCTGCGCGGCAAGAAGATCGCCACCCCGCAGCTCGGCAACACCCAGGACGTGGCGCTGCGCTTCTGGCTCAAGGAGAAGGGCCTGGAGACCACCAAGGAGGGCGGCGGCGACGTCAAGATCGTCCCGCAGGAGAACGCGCAGACGATCGAGACCTTCGGCAGCGGCGCCATCGACGGCGCGTGGGTGCCCGAGCCGTTCGTCTCCCGGCTGGTGAACGCCGGTGGCAAGGTGCTCGTCGACGAGCGTGACCTCTGGCCGGACAAGAAGTTCGTCATCACCAACCTGCTGGTCAGCACCAAGTTCCTCAAGGCGCACCCGGACGTGGTGAAGAAGCTGGTCGAGGGCCAGGTGGCGGCGAACGAGTTCGTCAACACCAAGCCGGACGAGGCGCAGCAGGCCATCTCCGCCCACATCGGCAAGATCACCGGCAAGCCGCTGGACCTCAAGCTGATCAAGCAGGCCTGGCCGACGCTGGAGTTCACGAACGACCCCATCCCGTCCTCGCTGAAGACCGGCCTGGACCACGCCGTCGCGGTCGGGCTGACCCAGCCGGTCGACCTGAACGGCCTCTACGACCTGAAGTACCTGAACGAGGTGCTGAAGACGCAGGGCAAGGCCGAGGTCAGCCAGCCGTGA
- a CDS encoding ABC transporter permease — MASDTLSAAARADAEISGLDALEIAGREKGPSRVRRLWSATWPKLAALALAVAIWQAVVWSGWKEPWALPGPAVVFGDLGEYLLSSALWEGLATTARRAAVGFAAAVAVGLLLGLGVARVKVLRAALGSMITALQTMPSIAWFPLAILLFQLSEQAIFFVVVLGAAPSVANGVIHGVDYVPPLLVRAGRNLGARGLNLYRYVIAPAALPAIVAGLKQGWAFAWRSLMAGELLVVIATRTSIGAQLTYARELSEAPRLMAIMIVILVVGLLVDTAFGAADKAIRRRWGVLDQAGN, encoded by the coding sequence ATGGCCAGTGACACCCTGTCCGCGGCGGCGCGGGCCGACGCGGAGATCTCCGGGCTCGACGCGCTGGAGATCGCCGGCCGGGAGAAGGGCCCGTCCCGGGTACGCCGCCTGTGGTCGGCCACCTGGCCCAAGCTCGCCGCGCTCGCGCTCGCGGTGGCGATCTGGCAGGCGGTGGTCTGGTCCGGGTGGAAGGAGCCGTGGGCGCTGCCCGGCCCGGCCGTGGTCTTCGGCGACCTCGGGGAGTACCTGCTCAGCTCGGCGCTCTGGGAGGGCCTGGCCACCACGGCCCGGCGGGCGGCGGTCGGCTTCGCCGCCGCGGTGGCGGTCGGTCTGCTGCTCGGCCTGGGCGTGGCCCGGGTCAAGGTGCTCCGGGCCGCACTCGGCTCGATGATCACCGCGTTGCAGACCATGCCGTCGATCGCCTGGTTCCCGCTGGCCATCCTGCTGTTCCAGCTCAGTGAGCAGGCGATCTTCTTCGTGGTGGTGCTCGGCGCCGCGCCGTCGGTCGCCAACGGCGTCATCCACGGCGTGGACTACGTGCCGCCGCTGCTGGTCCGCGCCGGCCGCAACCTCGGCGCGCGAGGGCTGAACCTCTACCGGTACGTGATCGCGCCGGCCGCGCTACCAGCCATCGTGGCCGGGCTCAAGCAGGGCTGGGCGTTCGCCTGGCGCAGCCTGATGGCCGGTGAGCTGCTGGTGGTCATCGCCACCCGCACCTCGATCGGCGCTCAGCTCACCTACGCGCGCGAGCTGAGCGAGGCGCCGCGGCTGATGGCCATCATGATCGTCATCCTGGTGGTGGGTCTGCTGGTGGACACCGCGTTCGGGGCCGCCGACAAGGCGATCCGCCGCCGCTGGGGCGTGCTGGACCAGGCCGGCAACTGA
- a CDS encoding DUF397 domain-containing protein has translation MNEIRTSTTALSGELAGAAWRKSTRSQTSNCVEVAPLGNGPATVALRDSKDPSGPVLLFNRAGWLGFLAGAKNGQFDLD, from the coding sequence ATGAACGAGATCCGTACCAGCACGACCGCCCTCTCGGGAGAGCTCGCCGGCGCCGCCTGGCGCAAGAGCACCCGTAGCCAGACCTCCAACTGCGTGGAGGTCGCGCCGCTCGGCAACGGGCCGGCGACCGTGGCGCTGCGGGACAGCAAGGATCCGAGCGGACCGGTCCTGCTGTTCAACCGGGCCGGTTGGCTCGGCTTCCTCGCCGGAGCGAAGAACGGTCAGTTCGATCTGGACTGA